One genomic segment of Pseudomonas fortuita includes these proteins:
- a CDS encoding thiamine pyrophosphate-binding protein: MPSPYRVADYIADFIADLGVEHVFLLPGGGAMHLNDAVGKHPGLEVVACHHEQAAAIAAEAYCRINENIGVAMVTTGPGATNAVTAVAGAWIESVPLLVISGQVKRADLLRGAPLRQKGVQEVDIVSVVEPITKYAVTIQQPEDIRRALERAVFVARDGRAGPVWIDVPLDVQGAPIDPDNLVGWDEAAAPVAALEAQTLTQIRSLLEGAQRPLILAGHGVRLSGAAAAFRDLIESMGVPLVTTWNAMDLLPHEHPLYVGRPGVVALRAPNFAVQNADLLITLGCRLDNIITAYAPRDFARNARKVVVDVDANEIAKLDMDIDVAVTSDAASFVDTLAASLKGASFSRPQWLERCRDWKSRYGVNDGKPFAASGPISHFQFADSLSNAVPENTLVSTGSSGLAVEVFYTVFRNRPGQRVFLTSGLGAMGYGLPAAIGACFANGCKPMVAVESDGSLQLNIQELATLRGFNLPICLVVMNNGGYASIRNTQRNYFESRYVGTGPEAGLWMPDLEELARAYHLPFKRISDAAELDQGLAEAMQMPRPMILEVLLMKDEALSPKVAAIPQADGSMTSMPLEDMSPLLPLAVLEEEMAGNIAPVSRQVRQQVK; encoded by the coding sequence GTGCCAAGCCCTTATCGTGTTGCCGACTACATTGCTGACTTCATCGCCGATCTGGGCGTGGAGCATGTCTTCCTGTTGCCAGGCGGAGGTGCCATGCACCTCAACGACGCAGTCGGCAAGCACCCCGGCCTGGAGGTAGTGGCCTGCCACCATGAGCAGGCTGCCGCGATTGCTGCCGAAGCCTACTGCCGCATCAACGAGAATATCGGTGTGGCCATGGTCACAACCGGGCCGGGTGCGACCAATGCCGTGACTGCCGTCGCTGGCGCCTGGATCGAGTCGGTGCCGTTGCTGGTTATCTCCGGCCAGGTCAAGCGTGCCGACCTGTTGCGTGGTGCGCCACTGCGGCAGAAGGGCGTGCAGGAAGTGGATATCGTCAGCGTGGTCGAGCCGATCACCAAGTACGCGGTAACCATCCAGCAGCCAGAAGACATTCGCCGAGCGTTGGAGCGGGCTGTCTTTGTGGCACGAGATGGCCGTGCCGGCCCGGTATGGATTGATGTACCGCTGGACGTGCAGGGCGCGCCGATTGATCCCGACAACCTGGTGGGTTGGGACGAGGCCGCTGCACCTGTTGCAGCGCTGGAGGCGCAAACGCTGACGCAGATCCGCAGCTTGCTTGAGGGGGCCCAGAGACCGCTGATCCTCGCCGGCCATGGCGTTCGCTTGAGCGGAGCGGCAGCAGCTTTTCGTGATCTGATCGAATCCATGGGCGTGCCGCTGGTGACGACCTGGAATGCAATGGACCTGCTGCCTCATGAGCACCCGTTGTATGTGGGGCGGCCAGGTGTGGTTGCACTGCGTGCGCCGAACTTCGCGGTACAGAATGCCGACCTGCTGATCACCCTCGGCTGTCGTCTGGACAACATCATCACTGCCTATGCTCCACGCGACTTTGCCCGCAATGCACGCAAGGTCGTCGTGGATGTGGATGCCAACGAGATCGCCAAGCTCGACATGGATATCGATGTCGCCGTTACCAGCGACGCCGCCAGCTTTGTCGACACACTGGCTGCCTCTCTGAAAGGCGCTTCGTTCAGCCGTCCACAATGGTTGGAGCGTTGCCGCGACTGGAAGTCACGCTATGGCGTCAACGACGGCAAGCCCTTCGCCGCCAGCGGGCCGATCAGCCACTTCCAGTTTGCTGACTCGCTTTCCAATGCAGTGCCGGAAAATACCTTGGTCAGCACCGGCAGCTCCGGGCTGGCGGTCGAAGTGTTTTACACCGTATTCCGCAATCGTCCAGGCCAGCGTGTGTTCCTGACCTCGGGTCTGGGTGCGATGGGTTACGGCCTGCCAGCTGCGATTGGTGCTTGCTTCGCCAACGGCTGCAAGCCGATGGTGGCGGTGGAGAGCGATGGCAGCCTGCAATTGAATATTCAGGAGCTGGCCACGCTACGCGGTTTCAACCTGCCGATCTGCCTGGTGGTGATGAACAACGGCGGTTATGCCTCGATCCGCAATACCCAACGCAACTACTTCGAAAGCCGCTATGTGGGCACAGGCCCTGAAGCTGGCTTGTGGATGCCGGACCTGGAAGAACTGGCGCGTGCCTACCATTTGCCGTTCAAGCGTATCAGCGATGCCGCCGAATTGGATCAGGGCCTGGCCGAGGCGATGCAAATGCCGCGGCCGATGATTCTGGAAGTCCTGTTGATGAAAGATGAGGCATTGAGCCCGAAAGTCGCCGCGATTCCGCAGGCCGATGGTTCGATGACCTCCATGCCGCTTGAGGATATGTCGCCCTTGCTGCCGCTGGCAGTACTGGAGGAAGAAATGGCTGGCAACATCGCCCCGGTATCGCGCCAGGTTCGGCAGC